The region GCTAAATTAGGTATTGATGATGCGAAAATAGCTGATATTGTTGGAACTGCTGGTAAAACTGGTACTGATATAACAAAATTAATCGATACTGTTAATAGCGGATTAACTATCGTTTCTGCATTTAGATCTGACTTAGGTGCTGTTCAAAATCGTCTTGAGCATACAATTGCTAACGCAGATAATACTGCTGAGAACTTACAGGCATCCGAATCTCGTATTCGTGATACTAATATGGCTAAAGAAATGGTTAAATACTCTAAAGACAATATCCTACAGCAGGCTGCTCAATCTATGCTTGCTCAGGCTAACCAGTCTACACAGGGTGTATTATCTTTATTAAGATAATTTAGTCGAATCATCATAGTTTAATACTTTTAATTAAAAAGAGGCTTATGTATTCATTGAATACATAAGTCTTTTTGTAAAATATGATTTTATTCTGTAATCATTATTTATTAATAATGATATTTGACGATATATTAAGTATGATATAATAAATAATGAACAAGAATGTGAGGTAATAATGAAAATACTAAAGCCATATTATTATGATAAGTTTACATGTATAGGTAATAAATGTCCGAATACATGTTGTAAAGGTTGGAGGATAACAGTTGATGATGCTACTTATAAAGCATATAAAGATGTGGAAGGAACCTTTGGCAAACAATTGATTCAAAATATTGATTGTGAGGGAAAAGTTAAAAAATTTATACTTGATAGTGATATGAAATGTCCTTTTTTGAATGATAATCTATTATGTGATATTTATATTAATCTTGGAGAGGAGTTTATGTGTCGTACTTGTAAAGTATATCCCAGAGTGATTAAAGTTCATGCGGATGTTATAGAACAAACTCTGACTCTTTCTTGTCCAGAAGTTTCAAGATTACTAATTAGTTCTAATAAGGTTATTGACTTTAAGCTGGAGGAAGAAACTCATTCAGTATTTAAATCTGCTAAAACGATGGACGATGCTTTATTGAGTTGTTTATTACATGTAAGAAGTCTTATAATAGATATAATGCAAAAAAGACATATTAAATTATATTATCGACAATTATTAATAATTATTATTGCTGATAAAGTACAAACTTCTTTAAATAAAAAAGACTATAATGAAGCTGAAGTAATCATTCAGCGCTTTTATCATGAGGATATTATAAATTTATATATAGAACAGTTTAAAAATATAAAAGAGAATAAAAAAGTAAAATTTGATTTTATTTCAAAATTATTAGAACAAATCATATCTTGCTTTTTAGATAAAGATAAATATATATCTCAATTGTACAAAAAATATTTAATTGACTCTGGGATGACTATAGAATCAATTTTGGGAAAATACGAAGAACAGTTTGATCAATATTACGAATCTCATCAGTATGTATATGAAAATTTTTACGTTCACACCATTTTTAGATACTGTCTTGATGCACTTGATGATGGGGATATTTCGAAACAAGTAGTATTAGCAAACATTGGATATATTATAATACATGTATTTGATATAATTTCTTGGATGGATAATAATAAAGAATTGTCAATAGACAATCAAAGCCTTATTATGGGAGGCTTTTCATTCGCTTTTGAACATAACCCAATAAAGTTTAATGCGTTAAACGAATTTCTAGAAAAAAATAATTTAAGTTCGTTAGCATTTCAAGCACTTATGTTAACATGATTTCATAGTGTTGCAGGTGGTCATTATAAACCTCTAATTAGGATAATAAACGGAAGAATTACATTAATTGAGATAGTGAAGATGTACTTATCTTAAGAAAAAGTAACGATTCGTATTTATTATCCTATTTTATCTAAATTATTTACTATATTTGCCGATAACCATTATAGAGATACATGCAAACAAAGATATTTCGCCACAAAGTCTATATAAGATATGATAATATAGGTGGTGGATAAGAAGGAGAGTTGATATGAAAATTGATACTAAAACACACAGGAAATGGAATAATTATTCCAACTTTGTAAAGTTTCTAGGTTGTTTTCTATTATTGTTCGCATTTAGTGTGAGCTTGATTGCCTTTGGTAAGTTGACTGCTTATGGTCAAACAGGACGAAGTGTTACATATAGTGACATCACCATTGATCATACAAAAGGTGAGATAAGAATTTCTGTACAATCTGGTGATACAATTCTTTACTGTGATGCTAAAAAACTAGATTGGATGGAAGCAACCACAACGGTTAATGGTACTAATTCGGTTGCAGTTATTGATATATCCTGGATTAACCGTTCCAAAGAGTATATTCTTGGTATCAAGAATAAAGATGAGACTTCCGATGACGCTATGGTGCAAATCAACTTACGTCCAAGAGAAGAAGGACTTAAAGTAGGGTTAAGCGGGACATCTACCCTTATTGATAAAGTTGTTAACAAGCCATTGGAATTGGTATATCCGACCAATTATACGATTAATTCAGTATGTAAAGAATATGGTTATATATACTTTTATACAGGCAATGGTAGCACGGCAAGATATTACGAAGAGTATGATAACATTGAGTGGAAAAATGGCGCTGATGGAGTATGGAGAGAGTTTAAAGAATTAAATCCTGCAATCTATGCCAACAAAGGAGCCTCCCTTTATTTCAGAGTTAAGACTGCAGTGGAAGAAAAATTGACTACTACTGTTGACAAGCAAGGAGTTTATGTAACAAAAGGCGCTCCTGCTGGTAAAGAAGTTCGTTTTAGTTATCCAAAGCTTGCTAATGCTCCAAAGGTAGCTTTGAATGGCGGTGATTTAACAGTTGCATTACGTGCTGGATATGAATATCGCCTTCCAGGTGGTGAGTGGGTTAATGTTGTGGATGCACATGCAAACTCATTAGGAAAAATAGACCCAGTATCTCTTTACTCGCTATATGAGAAATATAATAGAAATGATAATTCACAAAATAAAAAATTTACATTCCAGTATCAAGAGTTTGTGATGCAAATTAGAGTTGCAGCAACATCAAAGAAGCCATCTTCAAAATCATTTAATTTAAATGTAGAGGCTCCAAAAGCTACAGAGACGACAGGAATCGATATTTCTTATACACTACCATATAGTAAAAAAGATGGAATTTCGTTTACTAATTCTAATCCAGACAGTTATCAAGTAGCACTTATTAGTAGTAAGTTCTGTGGTGGAGTCGGTACTTTCGATGCATCTAAGGTGGATTATAAACAAGTTAAGTGGTATACTGTAAAACCTGGAACGACAGAAAAACCATCTGTAGTAAAGATCGCTGGTACTGCGTATACAGGGAAAAATGAAATAGAACAACCAATTCTTATTTACCGTTTAGCACCAATTAATGAATCGAAAACACAAAAGCAAATGATTGCTTCTAAGGCTATAGCAGTAAATTTACCAACAGAGGTAGTTCAAACAGTAACAGATTCCGTTCAATCTAAGGTTGAGCTTGTGCAAGGAGCTGCAGCAGAAGGTAAAATTGAAGTTTCGACTACGAATGTTTCCGTAGGAGCGACTCCAAAGATTTCAGCTCTTAAAAAACCAACAGGTATTACAATTACTGCTGATAAAGTAAAAACAGATGGAAAGTTTACTATCTCAGTAAAAATTACGAGTGCGGCTAAGGTAGTTGATTCCTATAAATTTAATGTAACAATTGAAGGCGTAACTAAGGAATACTCAGTTACTATAAAGGAAAAACCAGCACCAACCCCAACGGTAACACCGACACCTACTCCGTAGATTCAGTAGCTATAATTGCTAAACCCATTAATTTTTATAATAAATAGAAAAATAGTTAATCCGCCCATAATCTGATATAATTAGTATTAAGAACAATACTGATTAATTGGAGGAATCATATGGGCGGATTTTTTGGTGTAGCTTCTAAGACAGATTGCGTATTTGATTTATTCTTTGGAACGGATTATCATTCCCATCTCGGAACGAGAAGGGGTGGTATGGCAGTTTACGGGGAAGATGGATATGATCGTTCCATTCACAATATTGAGAATTCCCCATTTCGTACCAAGTTCGAGAAAGATGTAAATAATTTAAAAGGGAATATTGGAATTGGCTGTATCTCGGATTTTGAACCACAGCCTCTTATGGTACGTTCCCATCATGGTACTTATGCGATTACAACCGTAGGTAAAATAAATAATAGCGAGGAACTCGTAAATCAAATATTTCAATCTGGAAATCCTCACTTTTTAGAAATGAGTGGTGGAGATATCAATCCTACAGAGCTAGTAGCAGCGATTATCAATCAAAAAGATCATCTAGTCGAAGGAATTCGCTATGCTCAGGAAATCATAGATGGATCTATGACATTACTTATAATGACACCAAAGGGGATCTATGCAGCAAGAGATAGAATGGGGAGAACTCCAGTATCCATTGGGCAAAAAGAAGGGGCATTTTGTGCTTCTTTTGAAAGTTTTGCGTATTTAAATCTTGGCTATTCAGAGTATAAAGAACTTGGATCGGGTGAAATAGTTGTTATCACACCAGAGGGAGTGCAGACGTTAAGCGAGCCAACTTCTGATATGAAGATATGTACTTTTCTATGGGTCTATTATGGTTATCCATCCTCTTCTTATGAGGGAGTCAGTGTAGAGCAAATGCGATATCGCTGTGGTGATTTACTTGCGAGGAGAGATCAGGTTAAACCGGATATTGTTGCTGGTGTACCTGATTCTGGAACAGCTCATGCGATTGGATACGCAAATCGCTCTGGTATTCCATTTTCTCGTCCATTTATCAAATATACACCGACGTGGCCGCGTTCTTTTATGCCAACAATCCAGAGTAAGAGAGATTTGATTGCGAAGATGAAATTAATCCCGGTTCATGACTTAATTAAGGACAAGAGCATGTTACTAATTGATGATTCGATTGTACGCGGAACACAACTACGAGAGACAACAGAATTTTTATATCAAAGCGGAGCGAAAGAAGTTCATATTCGAACAGCTTGTCCACCGTTATTATACAAATGTAAATATTTGAATTTCTCTAGGTCAACGTCAGAAATGGACTTGATTACGAGACGTGTTATCATGGAAGCAGAAGGTGAACACGCAAATGAAGTGTTACCAGAGTATGCAAATCCAGAATCGGATCGCTACCTTTATATGCTCGACCAGATTAGGTCAAAACTCAATTTTACCTCGTTGCGTTATCAGCGACTGGATGATATGATTAAGTCAGTGGGGATCTCACCATGTAAATTGTGTACTTACTGTTGGAATGGTAAGGAATAATAAAGTAATCATCATTAATAAAAGGTGCTAAGTGCCAGAATGGATGTTAATATGAAACATACATTTACAAAAACACTGGAAGATTGTCCAGTCATTGCTGCATTAAAAGATAATGAGGGGTTAGAACAATGTCTTTCGTCTGAGAGTAGCACTGTATTTATCTTGTATGGAGATATCCTTACAATTTCAGATATTGTTAATCGCGTGAAGGAATGTGGAAAACTTGCTATGGTTCATGTAGATTTGATATCAGGACTTAGTTCGAAAGAAATTAGTGTTGACTTTATTAAAAAGCATACAAAGGCAGACGGAATTATATCGACAAAACCAATGCTAATTAAGAGGGCAAAGGAATTATCGTTATACACAGTTTTACGCTTTTTTGTGATTGATTCCATGGCTTACGAGAATATTGAAAAACAATGTATGAATGTAAAACCAGATTGTATTGAGATTCTTCCTGGAATTATGCCTAAGGTAATAAAAAAAATCTGTAATACTAGGGATATACCTGTAATTGCAGGTGGTTTAATATCAGACAAAGAGGATATAATGCAAGCTTTAGATGCTGGGGCTGTATCTATTTCAACAACCAACCCTAAGGTCTGGTTTATGTAATGGCATTTGGACTGTTTTGTTTGCAAATGGAAATTTTATGTGCTAAACTGAATATATTAATAGTAGAATAATCTGGTTATTGTACGAAGATTATTTGCTAATAATGCTTAGAGGATAATCGACATTTCTTAAAATGATTATCTGTATTATCTATCAAGAAATTACTAATGATTGAGTTCTATATGTGTATTATAAAATATACTCTTTGGTAAAGTTGTTATATCATGGTATTTGTGTCTTAGCCCACTATGTTAAACACTAACATAGTCATGAAGAGATGCTATAACAATCGGATTTTAAAGTGGAAATTGCAGAAATGCATTAAGACAACTAAATATTATTGCATGAGAATTGGAGTCAAGCAAATAGTATGCTGCCTAGGCAGTGTATTTTGCTTGGCTCTTTTTTTGATTATGAAACAAAAATTACATCTTAAAAAAAGAAATCACAATATAGTTTGGATTTATAAGGTTTGTCATAAAGGAACGAAGGTAGTGCAACACGGAAAAGGAAGTATATTGTTTGTGAAAGGAAGGGGATTTTATGTATGATGTCATAATTATTGGTGCTGGTGTTATTGGCTGTGCTGTAGCAAGAGAATTATCAAAGTATGAGAGAAAAGTTCTAGTAGTGGATAAGGCGAGTGATATCTGTGAAGGAACATCAAAAGCGAATAGCGGTATTATTCATGCAGGATTTGATGCAAAGCCAGGGAGTCTAAAAGCAAAATTTAATGTTCTTGGGAATCAGATGATGGAGGAACTCTCAAAGCAATTAGATTTTCCATTTCAGAGAAATGGTTCTTTTGTACTTGGTTTTTCAGAAGAGGACCTCATAGAACTAGAGAAGTTAAAAGAGCAGGGTGAGAAGAATGGTGTAAAAGAGTTGGAAATACTAACCGGTGAAGAAGCAAGAAGTTTAGAGCCGAATTTATCGAAAGAGGTTATATGGGCTTTGTATGCAAAGCAGGGAGGAATTGTTTGTCCATTTAATTTGACAATCGCACTGGCAGAAAACGCATTTATGAATGGTGCCCAATTTAAACTAAATACAGAGGTTCTATGTATCAATAGAATATCTTCCACAGAGGAAATTCCATATGATTTTTATCATATTGAAACAAATTTAGGAATATTAAGAAGTAGGACAGTTGTTAATGCTGCCGGAGTATATGCAGATCAATTTCACAATATGGTTAGTGAACATAAGATAAAGATTATACCTCGAAAAGGTGAGTACTGCCTTTTTGATAAAAGTGTTGGCAACTATGTTCATAAGACAATCTTTCAACTACCAACAAAGATGGGGAAAGGTGTATTAGTTACTCCAACCATACACGGAAATCTTCTAGTAGGACCAACAGCAGAGGATGTATTCGATAAGGAAGATATCAGTACATCATTGGATGGGTTAAATGAGGTACTAAATAAGGCGTCAAAGAGCGTAAAAGACCTTCCTAGGAAGCAAGTGATTACTTCGTTTGCAGGACTACGGGCACATGAAGAATCCGGAGACTTTATCATTGAAGAATGTGAGGATGCAAAAGGTTTTTTTGATGTAGCAGGAATCGAATCACCAGGACTTACTAGCGCTCCTGCGATAGGAGAGTATATCTCGAACTTAATCATGGATTATTTACCAGCGTATTTAAATTCATCGTTCAAACCTTATCGCAAAGGGTTTATCTCCATTGCTCATGCCAGCTTTGAAGAACGAAAACAATACTTTCAAGAGAATCCAGCCTATGCGAATGTTATTTGTCGCTGTGAAATGGTTACAGAAGGGGAGATTATGGATGCTATCCATAGACCTCTTGGAGCTACGACTCTTGATGGAATAAAACGTAGAACCAGAGCTGGGTCGGGACGATGTCAAACAGGTTTTTGTTCTCCAAAGATTATCGAGATTTTAGCGAGGGAGTTAAAAGTAGATCCTTCTACCATAACGAAATTAGGAGATGGATCCAATTTCCTAACCGGATTTAATAAGGAGGAAGTGTGAATGAATTATGACATTGTAATTATTGGTGGGGGTCCTGCAGGATTAGCAGCAGCTCTTGGGGCAAGAGAGTCTGGGGCATCCTCTATCCTTATTATAGAGCGGGATAAAGAGCTTGGAGGTATCTTAAATCAATGTATCCATACAGGATTTGGTCTTACTACTTTTAAAGAGGAATTAACTGGCCCAGAATATGCGCATCGTTATATCGAACAAATAAAAGAAAAAGATGTTACTGTAATGCTTCAATCAATGGTCATTGAAATAACGAAAGAAAAGCAGATTATGGTGATGAACCGAGAGAGAGGCTGCTTTATGATTGAAGCAAAAGCCATCATCCTTGCCATGGGATGTAGAGAACGACCGAGAGGGGCCTTAAATATCCCGGGATATCGACCTGCTGGCATTTATACTGCTGGTACAGCGCAGCATTATGTAAATGTGGAAGGTAGAATGCCAGGGAAAGAAGTTGTTATCCTAGGGTCGGGTGATATCGGGTTAATTATGGCAAGAAGGCTAACCTTAGAAGGAGCAAAAGTCAAGCTGGTAGCAGAGCTTCTGCCATATTCCAGTGGTTTAAAGCGTAATATAGTACAATGCCTTGAGGATTATGAGATACCGCTAAAGCTAAGTCATACAGTGGTAGCAATCGATGGGAAGGATAGAGTGAAGGGAGTTACCCTGGCGAAGGTGGATGAGCAGTTACAAACTATAAAAGGTACGGAAGAATATATTACCTGTGATACTTTACTTCTTTCTGTTGGGTTGATACCAGAAAATGAATTATCTGCTTTACTATCTGCTACCATAAATCCTACAACTGGTGGTCCTATTGTCAATGAAAGTCTTGAAACGAGTGTAGATGGAGTTTTTGCCTGCGGTAATGTACTACATGTACATGATTTAGTTGATAATGTATCATCTGAGGCGAGATCCGCGGGGAAACATGCGGTAGAGTATTTAAATCACGTAACAGAAGAAGAAGTAGAGAAGGAGATTCTCGTACAATCAGGAGAGGGGATTCGTTATACGGTTCCTAATCAGCTGCGTTTTTCAAGATTAGATGAACAAACCATGATACGTTTCCGAGTAACGAGACCATTTAATACCGCCTACTTTAGTGTTTACTTTGACGATATTCGAGTAGATCGAAAGAGTAAGAAAAATTTAACACCAGGTGAGATGGGGCAAATAATTATAAATAAAAAGGAAATCGAAAAATATCCGAATTTAAATAAAATTACGGTGAAAATTGAAGAGGATTAAGTGAGGTGTAGAATGGAAACAAGAGTATTTACGTGTATCAGATGTCCTATGGGTTGCGAACTTACTGCGACTATAAATGATAATGGTGTAATAACTGTAAAAGGTAATGCCTGTATTCGCGGAGAGCAATATGCAAGGAAGGAGTTGACGAGCCCATTACGAGTTTTGACCACTACAGTTCGTGTAATAGGAGGAACTCAGGCTATGGTTCCTGTGAGAACAAAAGGCGACATTCCGAAAGAAAAAATAATGGATGGAATAAGGCAGTTAAAGCAGATACAGGTAAAAGCTCCAATTCAAATTGGAGAGGTGATTGTTGAGAACCTTGTGAATACAGGGATAGCAGTAATTGCAACGAAAACTGTACAAAAAAGAGCATAATTGTTATTATATATTAAAGAATATTCTGAAAAATGACGAAGTATGTAGAAATCTATTGAATTGTATTTTGAAACATAGGAGGAATAATTTATGATAACAGTATCCGCTTGTCTTATTGTTAAAAATGAGGAAGAAGTGTTAGCAAGATGCTTAGATTGTGTACAGAGGGTAGCAGATGAGATTATCATTGTGGATACTGGCTCAACAGATCGGACCAAGGAGATTGCAAGTCGTTATACGGATTTAATCTATGATTTTAAATGGGTGGATGATTTTTCCGCTGCAAGAAATTTTTCTTTTTCCAAGGCATCAATGGAGTATTTGTATGTTGCTGATGCAGATGAAATAATTGAAGAAGAACAGATACATAATTTCCTACGATTAAAAGAGACATTATTTCCAGAGATTGAAATTGTACAAATGTATTATTGCAATCAGCTGGAATTTAATACAACCTATAATTTCGATAAAGAGTATCGACCAAAACTTTACAAGAGAGTGAGAGAATTTCGTTTTTATGATCCATTACATGAGGCGGTTCGTTTGGAACCCGTTATCTATGATAGCGAAATAGAGATTGTTCATAAACCGCTTTCAAATCATGCTCCACGAGACTTTACTACCTATCAAAAAATCATAGCACGAGGGGAAAATCTATCTGATAAGTTACGATCTATGTATGCTAGAGAGCTATTTATCGCAGGTGAGGATAGTGATTTTATTGATGCGTATTCCTACTTTTATGAAACCGTACTTCATACTACCTTAGGATTAACCGAACTAAAACAATGTCAGTGTGTATTGGCTAGAGGTGCTAGACTACAACAGAAGGATCAAGATTTTTTTAAAGTTTGTTTAAAGAATGTCGCTTGTAGTGTGACTTCTTCTGAAATATGCTTTGAATTAGGTGAATACTACCTGCAAAATGGAGATGAATTGGAAGCTATTCTTTGGTATTATAATGCTGCATTTGAGACAGAGGCAGAACTTAATCTTCATTATCAAGGGGATTATCCGTTAAACAAACTTGCCCTTTGCTATCAGGCCTTAGGAAATGACGAAGAGGCTTTAAAATATGTAAACCTACGAGATGAATGGAAAGCAGAAGAGCGGTAAATCCTATCCATAGAAAGGTATGAGATACACAGTAATAATAAATAACAATAAAATAACAATATTCGATCAATCGTTCGAATGCATGCTTGATTATTCCTTAGGTTAGAGTTATCATATGGCTAGAAAGTAATATTATATGACTAAGGGGTATGAAAGAGCCTAAGAATTATAATGATGAGGTGATGGTATGATTTTTTTTATAATTGCAATAGCGATTTTTGTATTAGACTTTTTTATTAAGCAATATATTGAGAAAAACAAAACGTTAGGTAAAAGTGAAAAGATATTTAAAGATCGTATTATTGTTACAAAATATCATAACCAGGGTGCCTTTTTGAACTTTATGGAAAAGAAAAGAGAAATCCTCTTGTTATTATCCGGGATTATGATTGGTGGTATTACGATATTAATGGCAATCATATTTCCTCAAAAGGGAAAACGAATTCTAAAAACAGGTATTGCATTTTTAGCCGGTGGTGCTGCTAGTAATGTATATGATAGGCTTAAAAGAGGTTATGTAGTAGATTATTTTAGTTTCTCTTTTTATCAGAAAGTGATATTTAATATATCAGACTTTTTCATTTTCTTAGGTAGTATTGTTTTGGCTGTTCGCATTATTTTTAAAGGATTAGAGTAAAAGCTACTTATAGGTGAAAAAGAATCTTCTAACTGAAAAATAGAAGCATAAGAAAGTGTCAAATTTCCCACTTCTTATGCTTTTTTTACCTCTATAAATTCCTACAGAAAGAGTACGAGTTAAGCAGACCTAGAGAAAGTCTAGCAGCTTATGTCTACTGCTTTGATTAATGAAATTGCTATTTTGAATATTCTAAAGCCGCACCTACAAATCCTTTAAATAGCGGATGAGGACGATTTGGACGTGATTTAAATTCAGGGTGTGCTTGTGTGGCTAAAAACCATGGGTGATCTAGAAGCTCGATCATCTCAACGATTCTTCCATCTGGGCTAAGACCAGATAATTTTACACCATGTCGAATCAGTTCGTCTCGATAATAATTATTCACCTCATAACGATGACGATGACGTTCAGTAATCGTTGTGGTCTGATATAGCTCATAAGCTTTGCTAGTTTTGTCAAGAATACATGGATAAGAACCAAGCCTTAATGTTCCACCAATATCCTCAATACCATCTTGTTCAGGCATTAGGTGAATCACTGGATGAGTAGTCTCTGGACTTAACTCCACACTGTGTGCATCAGAAAAACCAAGAACATGACGAGTAAATTCTACAACGGCAAGTTGCATTCCAAGACATAGTCCAAGGAAAGGAAGTTTATGTTCTCTTGCATATTGAATTGCTAAAATCTTTCCTTCAATACCACGATCACCAAATCCACCCGGGACTAGAACACCGCTCACCTCTTGCAAAAGATCTGCTACTGATTCCTTTGTTACAGATTCCGAAGGAATCCATTTAATTTGAA is a window of Lachnoclostridium phytofermentans ISDg DNA encoding:
- the fliB gene encoding flagellin lysine-N-methylase, which gives rise to MKILKPYYYDKFTCIGNKCPNTCCKGWRITVDDATYKAYKDVEGTFGKQLIQNIDCEGKVKKFILDSDMKCPFLNDNLLCDIYINLGEEFMCRTCKVYPRVIKVHADVIEQTLTLSCPEVSRLLISSNKVIDFKLEEETHSVFKSAKTMDDALLSCLLHVRSLIIDIMQKRHIKLYYRQLLIIIIADKVQTSLNKKDYNEAEVIIQRFYHEDIINLYIEQFKNIKENKKVKFDFISKLLEQIISCFLDKDKYISQLYKKYLIDSGMTIESILGKYEEQFDQYYESHQYVYENFYVHTIFRYCLDALDDGDISKQVVLANIGYIIIHVFDIISWMDNNKELSIDNQSLIMGGFSFAFEHNPIKFNALNEFLEKNNLSSLAFQALMLT
- a CDS encoding amidophosphoribosyltransferase; translation: MGGFFGVASKTDCVFDLFFGTDYHSHLGTRRGGMAVYGEDGYDRSIHNIENSPFRTKFEKDVNNLKGNIGIGCISDFEPQPLMVRSHHGTYAITTVGKINNSEELVNQIFQSGNPHFLEMSGGDINPTELVAAIINQKDHLVEGIRYAQEIIDGSMTLLIMTPKGIYAARDRMGRTPVSIGQKEGAFCASFESFAYLNLGYSEYKELGSGEIVVITPEGVQTLSEPTSDMKICTFLWVYYGYPSSSYEGVSVEQMRYRCGDLLARRDQVKPDIVAGVPDSGTAHAIGYANRSGIPFSRPFIKYTPTWPRSFMPTIQSKRDLIAKMKLIPVHDLIKDKSMLLIDDSIVRGTQLRETTEFLYQSGAKEVHIRTACPPLLYKCKYLNFSRSTSEMDLITRRVIMEAEGEHANEVLPEYANPESDRYLYMLDQIRSKLNFTSLRYQRLDDMIKSVGISPCKLCTYCWNGKE
- a CDS encoding glycerol-3-phosphate responsive antiterminator, translated to MKHTFTKTLEDCPVIAALKDNEGLEQCLSSESSTVFILYGDILTISDIVNRVKECGKLAMVHVDLISGLSSKEISVDFIKKHTKADGIISTKPMLIKRAKELSLYTVLRFFVIDSMAYENIEKQCMNVKPDCIEILPGIMPKVIKKICNTRDIPVIAGGLISDKEDIMQALDAGAVSISTTNPKVWFM
- a CDS encoding NAD(P)/FAD-dependent oxidoreductase, which encodes MYDVIIIGAGVIGCAVARELSKYERKVLVVDKASDICEGTSKANSGIIHAGFDAKPGSLKAKFNVLGNQMMEELSKQLDFPFQRNGSFVLGFSEEDLIELEKLKEQGEKNGVKELEILTGEEARSLEPNLSKEVIWALYAKQGGIVCPFNLTIALAENAFMNGAQFKLNTEVLCINRISSTEEIPYDFYHIETNLGILRSRTVVNAAGVYADQFHNMVSEHKIKIIPRKGEYCLFDKSVGNYVHKTIFQLPTKMGKGVLVTPTIHGNLLVGPTAEDVFDKEDISTSLDGLNEVLNKASKSVKDLPRKQVITSFAGLRAHEESGDFIIEECEDAKGFFDVAGIESPGLTSAPAIGEYISNLIMDYLPAYLNSSFKPYRKGFISIAHASFEERKQYFQENPAYANVICRCEMVTEGEIMDAIHRPLGATTLDGIKRRTRAGSGRCQTGFCSPKIIEILARELKVDPSTITKLGDGSNFLTGFNKEEV
- a CDS encoding NAD(P)/FAD-dependent oxidoreductase, which codes for MNYDIVIIGGGPAGLAAALGARESGASSILIIERDKELGGILNQCIHTGFGLTTFKEELTGPEYAHRYIEQIKEKDVTVMLQSMVIEITKEKQIMVMNRERGCFMIEAKAIILAMGCRERPRGALNIPGYRPAGIYTAGTAQHYVNVEGRMPGKEVVILGSGDIGLIMARRLTLEGAKVKLVAELLPYSSGLKRNIVQCLEDYEIPLKLSHTVVAIDGKDRVKGVTLAKVDEQLQTIKGTEEYITCDTLLLSVGLIPENELSALLSATINPTTGGPIVNESLETSVDGVFACGNVLHVHDLVDNVSSEARSAGKHAVEYLNHVTEEEVEKEILVQSGEGIRYTVPNQLRFSRLDEQTMIRFRVTRPFNTAYFSVYFDDIRVDRKSKKNLTPGEMGQIIINKKEIEKYPNLNKITVKIEED
- a CDS encoding DUF1667 domain-containing protein, coding for METRVFTCIRCPMGCELTATINDNGVITVKGNACIRGEQYARKELTSPLRVLTTTVRVIGGTQAMVPVRTKGDIPKEKIMDGIRQLKQIQVKAPIQIGEVIVENLVNTGIAVIATKTVQKRA
- a CDS encoding glycosyltransferase family 2 protein; translation: MITVSACLIVKNEEEVLARCLDCVQRVADEIIIVDTGSTDRTKEIASRYTDLIYDFKWVDDFSAARNFSFSKASMEYLYVADADEIIEEEQIHNFLRLKETLFPEIEIVQMYYCNQLEFNTTYNFDKEYRPKLYKRVREFRFYDPLHEAVRLEPVIYDSEIEIVHKPLSNHAPRDFTTYQKIIARGENLSDKLRSMYARELFIAGEDSDFIDAYSYFYETVLHTTLGLTELKQCQCVLARGARLQQKDQDFFKVCLKNVACSVTSSEICFELGEYYLQNGDELEAILWYYNAAFETEAELNLHYQGDYPLNKLALCYQALGNDEEALKYVNLRDEWKAEER
- a CDS encoding signal peptidase II — translated: MIFFIIAIAIFVLDFFIKQYIEKNKTLGKSEKIFKDRIIVTKYHNQGAFLNFMEKKREILLLLSGIMIGGITILMAIIFPQKGKRILKTGIAFLAGGAASNVYDRLKRGYVVDYFSFSFYQKVIFNISDFFIFLGSIVLAVRIIFKGLE